ACTGGCCCGATGATCGGCCGGCCGAAAAGTGCAACTTTTAGAACGTTAGATGTGGTAGGTCTCGATACATTTATCCACGTAGCAAATAATGTTTATCACCAGGTGGAAGGTGAAGAGAAGAAGGTATTTGAAATACCTGCGTTTATGAGAGAAATGCAGGAAAAAGGCTGGCTTGGAGCTAAAAGCGGTCAAGGTTTCTTTCTAAAGAAAAAAGGAGAAAACGGCCGGGAAATCTTGCAGCTCAACCCAGAAGCGTTAGAGTATGAGGAACGCCAGAAACTTAAGACAAAAGCTGTTGAATTAGCCAAACAGGAAAAAGGAACAAAACGCAAACTGAAAGCTCTCGTTTCATCTCAAGGAGATCGGGCAGGCGACTTTGTCTGGTCAATCGTTAAACCTGTACTTCTGTATTCTGCACAGCTTTGCGGTGAAATCGCAGAAGATATTCCTTCCATTGATGAAGCAATGCGCTGGGGCTTTGGCTGGGAGCTAGGGCCATTTGAAATGTGGGATGCATTAGGAGTTAAAACAGCCGCAGAACGGATGGAAGCAGAGGGCGCTGATGTTCCTCAGTGGGTAAAGAAAATGCTCGATGAGGGACATGAACAATTTTATGAGAAAGAAAACGGGAGCGTTCTCTATTACCACAATGGAGAATATGTCCAATACTCCTTTAATCCGAAGTCCATTAATTTAAGAAGATTAAAAGAAACTAACGAAGTCATTAAAAAGAATGCGGGAGCGAGTCTTATCGATCTTAGAGATGGGGTGGCAGGGCTTGAATTCCACTCACAGAGCAATGCAATAGGACTCGATATTATTCAAATGGTGAACTACGCCTTAGAAGAAGTTGATAAAAATTATGAAGGCCTCGTTATCGGTAACCAAGGAAAGAACTTCTGTGTAGGTGCAAACCTTGGCATGATTTTAATGGAAGCCCAGGACTTCAACTTTTTTGAGATCGAAATGGTCGTCAAGAGTTTCCAGGATGCCATGATGAATATAAAGTATGCTGATAAACCGGTTGTTAGTGCACCATTTGCTATGACACTTGGCGGAGGAGCTGAAGTTTGTCTTCCGTCTGCAGCCATTCAAGCTTCATCAGAAACGTATATGGGTCTGGTTGAAGCCGGAGTTGGATTGATTCCGGGAGGAGGCGGCAACAAAGAACTTTACATTAAGCATTTACGAAATATTCCTCAAGGAATTGATTTAGATCTGCAGAAAATAACTAATTCCGTCTTCGAAAAGATCGCTATGGCTAAGGTCTCAACATCGGCTGAAGAAGCAAAAGAAAATGGCTTCTTAGACGAACGTGACGGGATTAGTGTGAACGGTGATCATCTTATTTATGACGCCAAGCAAAAAGTACTCGGCCTTGCGCGGTCAGGGTATAAGGCTCCAAAACGTACAACAATACCTGTCGTTGGTGAACAGGGATATGCGACGATGCTGCTGGGAGCGAAATCTTTAGGCCTTAGCGGCTATGCGAGCGAACATGATTTAAAAATTGCAGAGAAATTAGCTTTTGTATTAGCCGGGGGACGTGTGAAAGAAGGGACTCTTGTGGATGAGCAGTATTTATTAGACCTCGAAAGGGAAGCCTTCTTGAGCCTTGTTGGGGAAGGTAAGTCGCAGCAGCGAATGCAGCACATGCTTTTGAAAGGAAAGCCTCTGCGCAACTAATCATATAAAGGGGGAAGAAACGTGAAAGAAGCAGTTATTGTAGCTGGAGCGAGAACCCCGGTCGGCCGGGCGAAAAAAGGAACACTGGCCCATACAAGACCGGATGACTTGGCAGCACTTACTATAAAAGAGACTCTTAAGCGGGCAGGCGGATATGAAGGAAACATCGATGACGTAATTATAGGCTGCGCCATGCCAGAGGCTGAACAGGGGATGAACATGGCCAGAAATATTTGTGGATTGGCAGGCCTCCATTATAAGGTTCCGGCGATAACGATCAACCGGTATTGTTCCTCTGGCCTGCAGAGTATTGCTTACGGTGCGGAAAAAATTATGCTGGGGCATATTGATACGGCGATTGCAGGCGGAGCAGAGTCCATGAGTCTTATTCCAATGGGAGGCCATGTAATTAAGCCAAATGTTCAATTAGTTGAAAATGCACCTGAGTATTATATGTCCATGGGGCATACAGCCGAAGAGGTAGCAAATCGGTTTCAGATTTCCCGTGAGGATCAAGATGCATTTGCCGCAAGAAGCCACGAACGAGCGGGGCAGGCATTGAAAGAAGGAAAATTTAAAGATGAGATTGTTCCTGTGAATGTTGTTCATCGGACAGTCGGCAGTGACCATAAACTAAAAGAGAAAGAAATCACTTTTGAAATGGATGAAGGGGTACGCCCGGACACAACGGTTGATGTGTTAGCTAAATTAAAACCAGCTTTTTCTGTGAAAGGCTCCGTAACAGCGGGGAATTCATCACAAATGAGTGATGGAGCTGCTTCTGTATTACTTATGGACCGTGAAAAAGCCAAGGCAGAAGGGATGACGCCATTAGTTAAATTTCGTTCCTTTGCGGTAGCTGGAGTAGAGCCTGAAGTCATGGGTGTGGGACCGATCGAAGCTGTACCGAAAGCATTAAAAATGGCGGGTTTGGAATTAGCGGACATTGGATTGTTTGAATTAAACGAAGCCTTTGCTTCTCAATCATTAAGAGTTATTCGGGAACTTGGCTTGAATATTGATAAAGTAAATGTCAATGGAGGAGCGATCGCACTAGGTCACCCGCTTGGATGTACTGGAACAAAACTGACGCTCAGCTTAATCCATGAAATGAAGCGCAGAAACGAACAGTTTGGCGTAGTCACTATGTGTATTGGCGGCGGTATGGGAGCTGCTGGGGTATTTGAACTTTTATAAAAGGAGAGGGAAAGAATGAGTGAATTAAAAGAGATGATTAAAGGCGGAGGCTTTCTTGTTGAAGATTTAACAGCGAATGACGTAATTACTCCAGAAGATTTCACAGAAGAACATCACATGATTGCCAAAACTACGGAAGACTTTGTATTAGGGGAAGTAGTTCCTAAAATTGATAATCTAGAAAACCATGAATTTGAACATTCTGTTGCCCTCTTGAAAAAAGCGGGAGAGCTTGGTCTTCTTGGAGCAGATGTACCTGAAGAATACGGCGGCCTGCAGCTTGATAAAATCAGTTCCTCTCTCATTACGGAAAAGTTCTCACGCGCCGGCGGATTCTCTGTCACTCACGGTGCACACGTAGGAATTGGTTCTCTTCCTATTGTGTTTTTTGGGAATGAAGAGCAGAAACAAAAGTACCTACCGAAGCTTGCGACTGGTGAGAAAATTGCAGCTTATGCTTTAACAGAGCCAGGTTCCGGATCCGACGCTTTAGGGGCGAAGACAACGGCTAAATTGAATGAAGCGGGCACTCATTATGTGTTAAATGGTGAAAAGCAGTGGATTACAAACTCAGCTTTTGCTGATGTATTTGTTGTCTATGCAAAAATAGACGGAGACAAATTTACCGCATTTATTGTAGAAAGAGATTTCAGCGGAGTGTCTACCGGCCCTGAAGAAAAGAAAATGGGAATTAAGAGCTCATCTACACGTACGTTAGTTTTAGAAGATGCTGAGGTACCGGTGGAAAATGTACTAGGTGAAATTGGCAGAGGCCATGTAATCGCGTTTAATATCTTAAATGTGGGCCGCTATAAGCTGGCCATTGGTGGAGTAGGCGGTTCTAAGCGAGCAATTGAGTTAGCTGTAAAATACGCAAATCAGCGCAAGCAGTTCAAAACTCCTATTTCTAGTTTTCCATTAATCCAGGAAAAACTGGCGTCTGTAGCTGTTAATACGTATGCCAATGAAAGCTCAGTTTATCGTACAGTTGGTTTGTTCGAACAGAGCATGGGTAAATTATCAGAAGAAGAATTAAAAGACGGTAAAGCCGTAGCCAAAGTTATTGCTGAATATGCGATTGAGTGTTCATTAAATAAGGTGTTCGGTACTGAACTGCTTGATTTTGCAGTGGATGAAGCTGTACAGATCCATGGCGGCTATGGGTTTATGCAGGAATATGAAGTAGAGAGGATCTACCGTGATTCCCGTATTAACCGAATCTTTGAGGGAACGAACGAGATTAACCGTTTAATTGTACCTGGTACGTTGCTTAAGAAAGCAATGAAAGGTGAACTGCCATTACTTCAGAAAGCGCAGGCATTGCAGGAAGAAATTATGACCATGATGCCTGAAGAGCCTGGCGAAGAAGCATTGGAGCAAGAAAAGTACCTGCTGAAAAATGCCAAGAAAATTGCTCTGCTTGCTGCTGGATTAGCTGCTCAAAAGTATGGCGAGAAGCTTGAGAATGAACAGGAGCTCTTAGTGAATATAGCTGACATCACAGGCGAGATTTACAATATGGAATCGGCTGTTCTTCGTACCGAAAAAGCAATCGGCAAGCTGGGAGAAGAAAAATCAGCCCAAAAACTTCTTTATACTCAAGTTTATGTACAGGAAGCCTTTAACCGGATTGAAGCCCACGCTAAAGAAACATTAATTGCTTCTGAATCTGGTGATACACTTCGTATGATGCTTGGAGCATTAAGAAAATTAACACGTCATACTCCAACAAATGTTATTGTGAAGAAACGTAAGATCGCACAAACACTTATCCAGAATGAAAAGTATACCGTTTAAATTTAGGAAAAAGGCTTTCTCTCATGAGAAAGCCTTTTTTCGAACTTCTCTGCCGGAGCCAATACAGAAAACCGGAAAAAACTTTAGGTTTTTCTAAAGACCGTTTTTCGGTGATCCCCTTAATAGCAATGCTATTATAGAAGAGAGTATGATAAAATAAGAATCAAATAAATAAGAGGGGGGAATATAAGAATGCCGTTAACCTTTTATTGGTATCCAAACTGCGGAACATGTAAGAAAGCTAAAAAGTGGCTGGATGAACATGAGGTATCTTATGAAGCTGTACATATTGTAGAAGATACTCCGAGTAAGGATGAAATTACTGAATTAGTGAGAAAAAGTGATCAGCCTGTCCGAAAGTTCTTTAATACCAGTGGGAAGAAATATAGAGAATTAAAATTGAAGGACAAGCTTCCTTCCGCTTCCGAAGAAGAGATGATTACCTGGCTGGCCGAAGATGGCATGCTTATTAAACGTCCTATTGTGACGAATGGTGAAAAAGTAACGGTAGGTTTTAAAGAGGATCAGTTCGAGAAAATATGGAATAAGTGAGCAGAACATTGGAAATAAAAGCGAAAAGCTTTTATGTTTATAAATGTGATTATTTATACTAATTTTAATCTGGAGGGGTATTCAATGAGTTTACCAAAAGACTTGCTGTATTCTGAAGAACACGAATGGGTAAAAAAAGAAGGCGACAAAGTACGTATCGGCATCACGGATTTTGCACAATCCGAACTTGGGGATATCGTATTCGTAGAGCTTCCTGAAGAAGGAGATACCGTTGAAGCAGATGAGCCTTTTGGAAGTGTAGAATCTGTTAAAACAGTTTCCGAACTTTACGCTCCTGTCAGCGGTAAAGTAGTAGAAATCAATGAGGAGCTCGAAGACAGTCCTGAATTTGTTAATGAGTCACCGTATGAAAAGGCATGGATGATTGTAGTTGAACCTAGTGACTCCTCTGAAATGGAAGAGCTTATGTCTGCTGAAGATTATGAGGAAATGATTAACGAAGACTAAGCCGCCACAGGTTGTTGTTTATGTGCATATACATAAATTACAAAGCCTGTAAGAACAATCTTTGATACTCATTATGTGCAGGCCGTGCTGTTTAGCATGGTCTGTTTCTCTATAGTAGGTGACTCTTATGATGGATGAGCGAATATTAATAGTTGAAGGTATTACCGACAAGAAACAAATTAATAAAATTCTTAAGGATCCTGTGGAGATTTTATGTACCCATGGTACGTTAGGAATTGAGAGGATGGAAGAACTTATCCTAGATTATAATCTTGATCATAGACCTGTTTTTATATTAGTTGATGAAGATTATTCGGGAAATAAGCTGAGAAAACAGCTTTCTGCTGAATTGCCGCACGCGGAGCAAATCTATATTGATAAAGCTTTCCGGGAAGTGGCAGCCACTCCAGAACCAGAATTAGCGAGAGTCTTATTAAAACACCATTTTAAAATAAAGCCAATTTATCTTATTTAATATAGGAGGATATGAATTGCGGGAGTTTCAAAACCGGGAAGTAACAGAGCAGCTCAAGACTAAAGGATTAGCATTCACTTACATTTATACTCCTTTTTGCGGAACTTGTCATTTAGCCCGTAAAATGCTTGAAACGATAGAAACTACTATAAAAGATGAAGTATTTCTCGAAATGAATGCATCTCTCTACCCGGAATTTATGCAAGAGTATCAAGTGAAAAGTGTTCCCTGTCTGCTTATTACCAACCAAGCTGAAGTCATAGAAAAAGTGTATGCTTTTCATTCTGTTCCTCACATGTATGAAAAGGTTCAACAATATTTGTAATATAATATCGCGATTTCCCGGGAAATGACGAGCGATTCTCCATTTATTAACAAGGATCAGCCCTCTTAAATGCCGAATTATTAAATACAGCATTTAAGGGGGGATTTTATGCATGCGATTCAATCTTGGATCGAATCAGTGAACGATCGATCTGACCTGCTGAAAAAGTGGAAAGAGCGGCCGATTGTATTGTTTTTTCATGGTGAACAGGAAACGGTTCCTTTAACGATCAGCACACAGAACGTAAGAATTGATTACGATTATGAATTTCATTGTCCTGTGCATGTTCATGCTCCTTCGCAAATCATCGAAAAAATGCTGGAAGGAGAAGTACAGCTTTCAAAATTACCTGCTGATCTAGGAAAAATCGAGGGCAAGCTGCGAGATATTCTTTATGTTGAATCTTTAATGCTGCTGGCTAGATAAGGGTCCCAATCGCTTTCACAATATCCAGGAAGTCAGCTTTATCGTTAAACTGAAAAGCCAGTTCTCCTTCTTGATTTATGATCACAGTAGTGGGAACTCCTTTAGCTTTATATAATTTGTAAATTTTTGTACCTCTATCTGTTAAAGTAGGCTGCGTCAGAAATTTATCATAATAGTCTTCGGCGTCATGAATACTTCTTTCTCTGCCTGTAACGTTGATCGTCAGCATAGAAACTTTGGAGTGATCCATCGTTTGAAACAGCTGTTCTTTTTTAGGCATGTCAATCCCGCAATCAGTACACCAGGAAGCCCAAAACGTAAGGATTACAACTTTTCCTTGTTGTTGGGAAAGGGTAAAGTTGTTTTCTGAATCTATATAAGGCAGTGTAAAATCAGGAGCAAGTTTCATTGTATGTTCACCTCTGCATAAGAATTGACGATTTCTCCTTACCATGCTAACATAAATCGCACTTCGTTAAAGAATTGAATATTTTAAATTCTCTTCTCATTCTTTGAGAAGATTTTTTATTGACAGCATCTTAAGTTAAATGCTAAACTCCTTCTTGGTGCTTAAGTTCGATAAATTGATAATTGAATAAAGGAATCCTCTTATCCAGAGAGGCGGAGGGACTGGCCCGATGATGCCCGGCAACCATCAGGATCTTTTTAAAAAAGAACTGAAGTGGTGCCAATTCCTGCAAAGTGAAACCTTTGACAGATGAGAGAACAGATTGAAACTGACTACGCTTTTCTGTTCTTATGCAGAAAAGCGTTTTTTAGTAAGGGAGAGTGACATCATGATATCTATTGAAGGTTTATCTAAGGTTTTTAAGACAAGAGATCGAGACGTTAAAGCAGTCGATAAGCTGGATTTAACGGTCGATAAAGGAGAAATCTTTGGAGTAATCGGGTACAGCGGTGCCGGGAAGAGTACGTTTATCCGGCTCCTTAACCGCCTCGAAGAACCATCCGAAGGTGCAATTAATATAAACGATCAAAATATTATTGAACTGAGTAAAAGTGAACTGCGGGTAGCCCGCCAAAATATCGGGATGATCTTTCAACATTTTAACTTATTATGGTCTCGTACAGTTTTCGATAATATTTCTTTTCCATTAGAAATAGCAGGAGTACCTAAAGAAGAACGTGCCAATAGAGTAAGTGAGCTTATTGATTTAGTTGGGTTAACCGGCAGAGGCCAGTCTTATCCCTCTCAATTAAGCGGCGGTCAAAAGCAGAGAGTGGGTATTGCCCGCGCTCTTGCTAACAACCCGGAGGTACTGCTTTGTGATGAAGCCACTTCCGCACTTGATCCAGAAACGACGGACTCTATTCTCGATTTATTAGTAGACATTAATGAAAAACTTGGACTTACTATCATTTTAATTACTCACGAAATGCATGTTATCCGTAAAATCTGTCACCGTGTTGCTGTTATGGAAAGCGGGAAGGTAGTCGAGTCAGGTGACGTTCTGGATGTGTTCCTTCATCCAAAAGAAAAAGTAACAAAGCGATTCGTTGATCAGGTGATGGGAGACCCGGATCGGGAAGATTCCCTGAACTTAATCCAGGAAAGGTACAAGAACGGTGAAATTGTACAGCTTCATTTTATTGGAGAGAATACAAACCAGGCGTTAATAAGTGATGTCTCGAGAAAATTCCCTGTCGACGTAAATATCCTGCATGGAAAAATTACTCAGACTCAAAAAGGAGCCTACGGAACTATGCTTGTTCAAATCGTAGGCGCTGAGGCAGAGATCAGCCGTGCTATAGAGTATATTCGAGAAACATCTGTTGAAGTGGAGGTCAGCCCTAATGTTTAATCAGCTATTTCCCAATGTAAAAGCCGAAGATATCGTTGAGGCAACCTATGAAACCATGTACATGACGGTGATATCTGTAGCTGGAACTTTTATTATAGGTCTTCTGCTTGGGCTGCTTCTTTACTTATCAGGTCCAGGCGGCATGTGGCAAAATAAAGCATTGAATTGGATCACCTCTGCTTTAGTCAATGTTTTCCGGGCTATTCCTTTTATCATATTGATTTTACTGCTGTTCCCTTTTACAGATTTTCTTATGGGAACGATTCGAGGTCCTAAAGCAGCCTTGCCGGCTCTTATTGTCGGAGGCGCCCCATTTTATGCCCGTCTTGTAGAAATTGCCTTAAAAGAGGTGGACAAAGGGGTTATTGAAGCTGCTAAATCTATGGGAGCGAAATACAGAACAATCATTTTTAAAGTCCTGCTTCCTGAGTCTATGCCGGCCTTAATTTCAGGGATTACGGTAACGGCCATTGCTTTAATAGGATACACAGCTGTGGCTGGTGTTATTGGTGCAGGCGGTCTAGGGGACTTTGCTTACTTCTATGGTTTCCAGCGCAGAGAGTTCGATGTCGTTGCTGTATGTACGATTTTAATTGTGATCATTGTATTCATCTTCCAGTTCATTGGAGATATTTCCTCCAGAAAACTGGATAAAAGATAAACATAAATATTTAGGAGGTAACAAAGATGAGAAAGTTTTTAACAAGTTCTATTTTTGCCCTGCTGCTGCTCGTACTTGCAGCTTGCGGTTCATCAGATGATTCATCAGAGGAAGGACCTGGCTCTGAAATTACTGTAGGAGCTTCCAGTACTCCTCACGCGGAGATTTTAGAAGAGGCTAAGCCGCTTCTTGAAGAAGAAGGAATCACCCTTAATATTGAGCAGTATCAGGACTACATCCTGCCGAACCAGGACCTGCATGAAGGAAATATCGATGCTAACTACTTTCAGCATATTCCTTATTTAGAGGACCAAATGGCTCAAAATGATTTTGATTTTGCTAATTTAGGCGGTATTCATATAGAGCCAATGGGTATCTATTCTAAAGATTTTCAAAGCATTGACGAAATTAAAGAAGGTACAACTGTACTAATGAGTAATTCAACAGCAGATCATGGACGAATTCTTTCCTTATTGGAAACAGAAGGACTAATCAAGCTGGATGAGAATGTAGAAAAAGTGGAAGCAACTGTTGATGATATCGTAGAAAATCCAAAGAACTTACAGTTTGATGCAGGAATTGACGCAGCGCTTCTTCCTGAAAATTATGAGCGTGAGGACAATGTTCTTGTAGCGATCAATACGAACTATGCGATCGAAGCAGGCTTAAACCCTAGTGAGGATGCTTTAATCCTTGAAGGCTCTGATTCTCCTTACGTGAACGTGATCGCAGCGAAAAGTGAGCATGAAGATAACGAATCTTTAAACAAACTTGTGGAAGTTCTTCGCTCAGAAGAAATCCAAACATTTATTGAAGAAGAATATGAGGGAGCAGTAGTTCCTGTAAGTGAATAAATTTATGAATGAAATGCGTAATGCGGTTGATACTAAGCCCATTACGCATTTTTTTTATAAAGGAGCAAAAACAGATGGAGTATGAACAGCATAATTTAGCAGAAGCTTATTTAGAACAGTATAAGCATGGAGTAGGATTATTTACGAGAAAACTGCCTGAGGTTGCTCATGCGTTTAATGAATTTTCGGAAGTTTGTTTTAAAGAAGGAGAACTTTCTCAGAAACAAAAGCAATTAATGGCGCTGGGAATAAGTATTGTAGCTCAAGATGAATATTGCATCGTTTATCATACAAAAGGTTGTATTGATCAAGGTGCCACGGAACAGGAAATCATGGAAGCGTGTGGAGTCGCAGCAGCTTTTGGCGGCGGTGCAGCACTTAGCCAGTGTGTTACTTTAGTACAGGAATCCTTTAACGATTTAACACAACATTGATTGAATAGTTAGAAAATTTAAGAAAAACGGATGAATGAAAGGCATTTTCTAAATACAAACGCTTACATGGGGTGGGAAGCGGATAGATCTGAACTTTTGAGTTTATACGGCTTTTGGTCGGGGTATCAAACTATGGTAATCTAAAAAATGTAAATTAATTGAAAGGATTGATTAATTATTAGTGACCAGCTAGGTTTGAATTTTACTCCTGATATGGAAAAAGCCATGCACCAAACGCATAACATTAGCTATGCGGAATATGCAAGCAGTTTAGATCAAATGATGAAGGTTGAACAAAAAAGGCAGAAAGAATTCGAACAAAGTAAGAAGTTCATTGATGAAGTAAGCCGGCAAATATATAAATAAAAGGTCAGGCCTAGTGCCTGATTTTTTTTATTAGAAAAAGTTTGATATTATAATTTTGATATTATAATAAGGAAAAAACTCGTACTATTTTCGGTCATGAAAATAGCTCGATAGGCATATAGCTAACTTGTCGAATTAGGTAAAATCAGTTGATATCACATTCTAAATGATATAAGATTGTAATGAGAATAAATTGAGAATGGTTTTTGATCCATATCAACTAAAGCAACAACTATAATAGATACTGGAGGTATTATTTATGGCAGGATCAACTCTTGAAATTAAGGATCTTCATGTTGAAATCGAAGGTCAAGAAATCTTAAAAGGTGTGAACCTTACGATAAATGGTGGAGAATTCCACGCAGTAATGGGTCCAAACGGGACTGGTAAATCTACTTTGGCTTCAGCAATTATGGGACATCCAAAGTTTGAAGTTACAAAGGGACAAGTACTACTCGATGGAGAAGACGTACTTGAAATGGAAGTGGATGAGCGCGCTCAAGCCGGCCTGTTTCTTGCTATGCAATACCCTAGTGAAATCAGCGGTGTTACTAATTCTGATTTTCTGCGTTCTGCTATTAATGCTCATAGAGAAGAAGGCGACGAAATTTCTCTTATGAAATTTATTAAAGAAATGGACGCAGCAATGGATATGTTAGAAATGGATAAAAACATGGCTCAGCGTTACCTTAATGAAGGTTTCTCCGGCGGTGAGAAGAAGCGTAATGAAATTCTTCAGCTTATGATGATCCAGCCGGCTATTGCTATTCTAGATGAAATTGACTCAGGACTAGATATCGATGCACTCAAAGTAGTAGCTAAAGGTATTAATCAAATGCGCGATGAGAATTTCGGCTGCTTAACAATTACTCACTATCAGCGCCTGTTAAACTATATCACTCCAGATTATGTTCACGTTATGATGCAGGGACGCGTAGTTAAGTCTGGCGGTCCAGAGCTTGCACAGCGTCTGGAAGAAGAAGGCTATGACTGGATCAAAAAAGAGCTAGGCATCGAAGACGAAACAATCGGCCAAAAAGCGTAACTAAGACAGGAGGGATATTATGACAGTAAAAGTCTCGCTGCCATATGATAAAGATTATGTAGCTGATTTTTCCGCAGGCTTAAATGAACCTGAATGGATGACCCAGCTTCGTTTGAGCGCCTTGGACAAGTCAGAATCATTAGATATGCCAAAACCGGATAAAACGAATGTAGATAACTGGAATTTCACTGAATTTAAACACCAGGCTGATGGTGAAGCGATCAGTTCTTTAAGCAATATTCCTGAACAGCTTCAGGATTTATTAGATAAAGATAACGAGAACCAGAATCTAATCATTCAGCGTAATCATTCGATTGCTTACGCCAATCTTAATCAAAAGTTAGTTGATCAGGGTGTTATTCTTACGGATATTAACACAGCATTGCAAAACCACAGTGACTTAGTGCGAAAATATTATATGACTGAAGCTGTTCAGGTTGATGAACACCGTTTAACAGCCCTTCATGCAGCACTTATGAACGGAGGAATCTTCTTGTATATTCCTAAGAATGTACAAGTTGAGGAACCGCTTCAGGCTATTTTCTGGCAGGAAGATCCAGAAGCATCTCTCATTAACCATGTTCTTGTAGTTGCGGAAGAAAACAGCTCCGTGACGTATGTAGAAAACTATACTTCAAATAATAAAGAAGAACGTACTTCTGCAAATATCGTTACAGAAGTAATTGCCAAAGCAGGAGCAACTGTATCTTTTGGTGCAGTTGACAACTTTGAAGCAGGCACGACTGTATATGCAAATCGCCGCGGACTGGCTGACAGAGACGCTAAAATTGAGTGGGCTCTCGGTCAAATGAATGAAGGAGACACTGTTTCTGAAAATATTACTCACCTTCTTGGCGATAACTCTCATTCCAACGCTAAAACAGTAGCTATTGGAAGAGGTTCTCAGAAGCAGAACTTCACTGCAAATATTACTCATTTTGGTAAAGGGTCTGATGGATATATCCTTCAGCATGGAGTTATGAAAGGTAACTCTTCAGGTATCTTTAACGGAATTGGCAAGATTGAACACGGAGCATCTAAATCAAATGCTGAACAGGAATCTCGTGTCCTGATGCTTAGTAAAAATGCTCGTGGTGACGCGAACCCAATTCTTTTAATCGATGAAGACGATGTAACTGCCGGCCACGCAGCTTCTGTTGGAAGAGTAGATCCAATGCAGCTGTATTACTTGATGAGCCGCGGGATCTCGCAATTTGAAGCAGAGCGTTTAATCATTCATGGTTTCTTAGCTCCTGTTGTCAATCAGTTGCCAATTGAAGCCGTTAAGCAGCAATTACGTCAATTGATTGAAAGGAAAGTATATTAATGGATGTCAAATCAGTTCGCGATGCTTTTCCAATACTTCATCAAGAAGTAAATGGGCATCCACTTGTCTATCTGGACTCATCTGCAACGTCGCAAAAGCCCGTTCAAGTGATTGAGAAGCTGGACGAATACTATCGCGGCTATAACTCTAATGTTCACCGGGGTGTTCACACTTTAGGAACAAAGGCGACCGATGAATATGAAGGGGCCCGGGAAAAAGTACGTCAGTTTATTAATGCTCAAAGTACCCAGGAAGTTATCTTCACCAGAGGTACAACTACAGCTATTAATACGATAGCTTCGAGCTACGGGCGAGCGAATCTGAAACCGGGTGATGAAATTGTAATCACCCCTATGGAACACCATAGCAATATTATTCCCTGGCAGCAGGTTGCCAAAGAAACCGGTGCTACCTTAAAATATATGCCACTGCAGCCAAACGGTACGATTTCTTTACAGGATGCCGAAGAAACAATTACAGACCAGACTAAAAT
This window of the Halobacillus sp. Marseille-Q1614 genome carries:
- the sufC gene encoding Fe-S cluster assembly ATPase SufC → MAGSTLEIKDLHVEIEGQEILKGVNLTINGGEFHAVMGPNGTGKSTLASAIMGHPKFEVTKGQVLLDGEDVLEMEVDERAQAGLFLAMQYPSEISGVTNSDFLRSAINAHREEGDEISLMKFIKEMDAAMDMLEMDKNMAQRYLNEGFSGGEKKRNEILQLMMIQPAIAILDEIDSGLDIDALKVVAKGINQMRDENFGCLTITHYQRLLNYITPDYVHVMMQGRVVKSGGPELAQRLEEEGYDWIKKELGIEDETIGQKA
- the sufD gene encoding Fe-S cluster assembly protein SufD, whose protein sequence is MTVKVSLPYDKDYVADFSAGLNEPEWMTQLRLSALDKSESLDMPKPDKTNVDNWNFTEFKHQADGEAISSLSNIPEQLQDLLDKDNENQNLIIQRNHSIAYANLNQKLVDQGVILTDINTALQNHSDLVRKYYMTEAVQVDEHRLTALHAALMNGGIFLYIPKNVQVEEPLQAIFWQEDPEASLINHVLVVAEENSSVTYVENYTSNNKEERTSANIVTEVIAKAGATVSFGAVDNFEAGTTVYANRRGLADRDAKIEWALGQMNEGDTVSENITHLLGDNSHSNAKTVAIGRGSQKQNFTANITHFGKGSDGYILQHGVMKGNSSGIFNGIGKIEHGASKSNAEQESRVLMLSKNARGDANPILLIDEDDVTAGHAASVGRVDPMQLYYLMSRGISQFEAERLIIHGFLAPVVNQLPIEAVKQQLRQLIERKVY